In the Brassica napus cultivar Da-Ae chromosome A7, Da-Ae, whole genome shotgun sequence genome, one interval contains:
- the LOC106358483 gene encoding gamma carbonic anhydrase 3, mitochondrial, with protein MVMGKALYSVGFWIRETGQALDRLGCRLQGKNHFREQLSRHRTLMNVFDKAPSVDKQAFVAPSASLIGNVHVGPASSIWYGCVLRGDANSISVGAGTNIQDNTLVHVAKSNLSGKVLPTLIGDNVTIGHSAVLHGCTVEDEAYIGASATVLDGAHVEKQAMIESGALVRQNTRIPSGEVWGGNPARFMRKVTEEEKAFFSSSAVDYSNLAQVHTAENTKNLDETDFKKLLYKKNARDAEYDDLSLSENVPKSA; from the exons atggtGATGGGAAAGGCATTGTACAGCGTGGGGTTCTGGATCCGCGAAACTGGTCAAGCACTTGATCGCCTCGGTTGTCGCCTCCAAGGCAAAAATCACTTCCGTGAACAAC TATCCAGGCACCGCACGCTTATGAATGTTTTTGACAAAGCCCCTAGTGTCGATAAGCAGGCTTTCGTTGCTCCCAGCGCTTCTCTCATTGGTAATGTCCATGTGGGACCAGCTTCTTCCATTTGGTATGGATGCGTCTTGAGAG GAGATGCTAACAGCATCAGTGTCGGCGCTGGTACCAATATCCAAGATAACACTCTTGTCCACGTTGCCAAGTCCAACTTGAGCGGCAAGGTCTTGCCTACTCTCATTGGAGACAATGTCACTATCG GTCATAGTGCTGTTTTACATGGCTGCACTGTCGAAGACGAGGCCTATATTGGTGCAAGTGCAACCGTCTTGGATGGAGCTCATGTTGAAAAGCAAGCCATGATTGAGTCAGGAGCTCTTGTCAGGCAGAACACTAGAATTCCCTCCGGCGAG GTTTGGGGAGGAAATCCAGCTAGATTTATGAGGAAGGTGACTGAAGAAGAAAAGGCCTTCTTCTCCAGTTCCGCTGTGGATTACTCCAACTTAGCTCAAGTGCACACCGCAGAAAACACAAAGAACTTGGACGAGACTGATTTCAAGAAGCTTCTTTACAAGAAGAACGCTCGCGATGCTGAATACGATGATCTCAGTCTCTCTGAGAATGTACCAAAATCAGCTTGA
- the LOC106358479 gene encoding GTPase ERA-like, chloroplastic, which translates to MAATPHVSPTLSRYKFFSTSALETPNFYPHQNIDTRRRRRRLTKSHLQAQNNGTTISYGPRTTELASSKKLWIRQTEVVEHSQIENKEEEEDVSDEASLLSLSMKPDRNMALLDDYEMEELGHTPPDTNHRSGYVAVVGMPNVGKSTLSNQMIGQKISIVTDKPQTTRHRILGICSAPDYQMILYDTPGVIEKKMHRLDTMMMKNVRDAAINADCVVILVDACKTPANIDEVLKEGLGDLEKKKPPPMLLVMNKKDLIKPGEIAKKLEWYEKFTEVDEVIPVSAKYGHGVEDVKEWILSKLPFGPPYYPKDIVSEHPERFFVAEIVREKIFMQYRNEVPYACQVNVLSYKTRPAAKDFIQVEVVVDKNSQKIILIGKEGKALKTLATAARLDIEDFLQKKVYLEVEVRVKENWRQDEGLLKYYGYGGQIRAM; encoded by the exons ATGGCGGCCACTCCGCACGTTTCCCCCACTCTTTCCCGCTACAAATTCTTCTCTACATCCGCACTCGAAACCCCTAACTTCTATCCACATCAAAACATCGATACTCGTCGTCGTCGGCGGAGATTGACCAAATCGCATCTTCAAGCGCAGAACAATGGCACCACAATTAGCTACGGTCCTCGGACGACGGAACTCGCCTCCTCGAAGAAACTATGGATTAGGCAAACGGAGGTTGTTGAGCACTCGCAAatagaaaataaagaagaagaagaggatgtgAGTGACGAGGCGAGTCTGCTCTCGCTGAGCATGAAACCTGACAGAAACATGGCGTTGCTCGACGATTACGAGATGGAGGAGCTCGGCCACACTCCTCCTGATACCAATCATCGCagcg gaTACGTGGCGGTGGTTGGGATGCCGAACGTGGGGAAAAGCACGCTTTCGAATCAAATGATTGGTCAGAAGATCTCCATTGTTACTGATAAACCTCAAACCACCAGGCATCGGATTCTCGGTATCTGTTCCGCCCCTGATTATCAG ATGATACTTTATGATACGCCTGGTGTAATCGAGAAGAAGATGCACAGGTTAGATACTATGATGATGAAGAATGTCCGTGATGCTGCCATCAATGCCGACTGCGTTGTTATTCTTGTTGATGCTTGTAAAACTCCTGCTAAT ATAGACGAAGTCTTGAAAGAGGGCTTGGGAGACCTCGAAAAGAAGAAGCCACCGCCCATGCTGCTTGTTATGAATAAGAAAGATCTCATCAAACCTGGTGAGATTGCCAAGAAACTGGAG TGGTATGAAAAATTTACAGAGGTTGATGAAGTTATACCTGTTAGTGCAAAGTACGGACATGGAGTGGAGGACGTGAAAGAGTGGATCTTATCCAAACTTCCCTTTGGCCCACCTTATTATCCCAAG GATATTGTGAGTGAGCACCcggagagattctttgttgctGAGATCGTTAGAGAGAAGATATTTATGCAGTATCGAAATGAAGTTCCTTATGCATGTCAG GTGAACGTGCTGAGCTACAAAACGAGACCAGCTGCAAAAGATTTTATTCAAGTAGAAGTAGTAGTGGATAAAAATTCGCAGAAGATCATCCTTATAGGAAAA GAAGGGAAGGCTTTGAAAACGCTAGCAACGGCTGCTCGACTAGACATTGAAGATTTCCTTCAGAAAAAAGTCTACCTTGAG GTGGAAGTGAGAGTGAAGGAGAATTGGAGACAAGATGAGGGACTTCTCAAGTACTATGGCTATGGAGGACAGATCCGAGCTATGTAG
- the LOC106358478 gene encoding putative pentatricopeptide repeat-containing protein At3g47840 — MILLTLVRNGGRFRHFCTASVEKPASLVSNQLNDQLKFLVGSGNLQDARQVFDRMPHRDVYSWTTIIQGYIAATNYDEALLLFSKMHVDDPRVSADSHMLSVALKACGQASNISFGESLHAFAHKTHLLSDVYVASSLLNLYKGDGMIDKCCRLFSELPYRNTVTWTTIITGLVHARRHKEGLMYFSEMSRFEGLPDTFTFAVALKACAGLRQVQYGRGIHTHVILKGFVAVLDVANSLFTMYTECGEMQDGLRLFESMKERDVVSWTSLITAYSRIGQEENSVNTFLQMRNSDVRPNEQTFASAFAACASLSRLVWGEQLHCNVLSLGLGDYLSVSNSMMNMYSTCGELDSASVLFRGMRCRDVISWSTIIGGYSQGGFAEEGFEYFSWMRRSGTKPTDFALASLLSVSGNLAVLEQGRQVHALALYLGLEQSPTVRSALINMYSKCGSIVEASKVFEETDRGADIVALTAMINGYAEHGKSKEAIDLFEKSLNVGCRPDAVSFISVLTACSHSGQLGLGFHYFNLMQEKYNMSPAKEHYGCMVDLLCRAGRLCEAERMIDEMPCEKDDVVWTTLLRACTAKRDVEVGRRAAERILEVEPTSSTALVTLANIYSSSGKWKEAAVVRKSMKSKGVIKEPGWSSILIKDRVSAFASGGRSHPQSEDIYSVLELLVSVAERLRYGCEMKRDSESIQIL; from the coding sequence ATGATTTTACTTACTCTTGTGAGAAATGGCGGCAGATTCCGACATTTTTGCACAGCTTCCGTTGAGAAACCGGCCTCCCTTGTCTCGAATCAGTTGAATGATCAACTGAAGTTTCTCGTCGGCTCCGGAAACCTGCAGGATGCTCGCCAAGTGTTCGATAGAATGCCACACAGAGATGTCTATTCATGGACAACCATCATCCAGGGATACATAGCTGCAACAAACTACGACGAAGCACTCCTTCTCTTCTCTAAAATGCACGTCGATGATCCTCGTGTCTCCGCAGATTCCCACATGCTAAGTGTTGCACTCAAGGCTTGTGGTCAAGCTTCCAACATTTCATTCGGAGAATCTTTACACGCTTTTGCACACAAAACTCATCTCCTTAGCGATGTCTACGTGGCAAGTTCTTTATTGAATTTGTACAAAGGAGATGGAATGATCGACAAGTGTTGCAGACTTTTCAGCGAATTGCCTTACAGAAACACAGTCACATGGACAACCATCATCACGGGACTTGTTCACGCCCGTCGTCATAAGGAAGGCCTTATGTACTTCTCGGAGATGTCGAGGTTCGAAGGACTACCCGACACTTTCACGTTTGCGGTTGCCTTGAAGGCTTGCGCCGGTCTGCGGCAAGTTCAGTACGGACGGGGGATTCATACTCATGTGATATTAAAAGGCTTCGTCGCCGTCCTCGACGTGGCTAACTCGCTCTTCACGATGTACACCGAATGCGGGGAGATGCAAGACGGGCTGCGTTTGTTTGAGAGTATGAAAGAGAGGGATGTGGTCTCGTGGACGAGCCTTATCACTGCTTATAGCCGTATAGGTCAAGAAGAAAACTCGGTGAACACTTTCTTGCAGATGAGAAACTCTGACGTACGTCCTAATGAACAAACGTTTGCGTCCGCGTTTGCTGCTTGCGCTAGTCTTTCAAGACTTGTCTGGGGCGAGCAGCTCCACTGTAATGTTCTCTCTCTAGGGCTAGGAGATTATTTGTCAGTGAGCAACTCGATGATGAACATGTATTCGACGTGCGGCGAGTTGGACTCTGCTTCTGTTCTGTTTCGAGGAATGAGATGCAGAGACGTCATTTCGTGGAGCACGATCATCGGAGGGTATTCTCAAGGCGGCTTTGCGGAAGAAGGTTTTGAGTATTTCTCGTGGATGAGACGATCAGGGACGAAGCCTACGGATTTTGCTCTCGCTAGTTTGCTGAGCGTTTCGGGGAACTTGGCGGTTCTTGAGCAAGGCAGGCAAGTTCACGCGCTTGCGCTTTATCTCGGTTTAGAACAGAGCCCCACCGTTCGTAGCGCGCTGATTAATATGTACTCGAAATGTGGAAGTATCGTAGAAGCTTCCAAGGTATTCGAAGAAACAGATAGAGGAGCTGATATCGTTGCTTTGACGGCTATGATCAACGGATACGCAGAACATGGAAAGAGCAAAGAAGCGATCGATCTGTTTGAGAAGAGTCTAAACGTTGGTTGCAGACCCGACGCTGTATCTTTCATCAGCGTTCTCACCGCTTGCTCTCATTCGGGTCAGCTTGGCCTAGGTTTTCACTATTTCAACTTGATGCAAGAGAAGTACAACATGAGTCCAGCCAAGGAACACTATGGTTGTATGGTTGATCTGTTATGCCGAGCAGGACGGCTATGCGAAGCAGAGAGGATGATCGACGAGATGCCGTGTGAGAAGGATGATGTAGTATGGACCACGCTTCTCAGAGCGTGTACTGCCAAAAGAGACGTTGAAGTTGGAAGAAGGGCGGCAGAGAGGATTCTAGAGGTGGAGCCTACTTCTTCTACGGCACTTGTAACGCTAGCCAATATATATTCAAGCTCAGGGAAGTGGAAAGAGGCTGCAGTTGTGAGGAAGAGTATGAAATCAAAAGGCGTGATCAAAGAGCCAGGATGGTCTTCAATTTTGATCAAGGATCGGGTTTCAGCTTTTGCATCTGGCGGTCGTTCCCATCCACAAAGTGAAGATATATACAGTGTGTTGGAATTACTAGTATCTGTTGCTGAGCGTCTTAGATACGGTTGTGAGATGAAGAGAGATTCCGAGtcaattcaaattttgtga
- the LOC106356550 gene encoding lipid phosphate phosphatase epsilon 2, chloroplastic: protein MAASSSLVTFHKLTCSFCFGPSSAPAYLTSGRRRRFWSVSAPQTMADLVKTHARRDGEEERFQALEQDAFINNPTNDLVSDGINAVANRLSKWVVAGLFGSVLLLRHDGAALWAVIGSVSNSALSAALKRILNQERPVATLRSDPGMPSSHAQSISFISVFTIFSVVEWLGTNELSLFLSGLILALASYFTWLRVSQKLHTTSQVVVGAIFGSVYSTLWYITWNSLVLEAFASSFSVQVAVFAISAASALGFAVYVLLNWFKDDK from the exons ATGGCAGCGTCATCATCTCTTGTTACCTTCCACAAACTCACCTGCAGTTTCTGTTTTGGTCCATCCTCTGCTCCCGCTTACCTTACTTCCGGTCGAAGAAGGAGATTTTGGTCTGTCTCAGCCCCTCAAACCATGGCCGATTTAGTCAAAACTCATGCTCGGAGAGATGGCGAAGAAGAACGGTTTCAGGCGCTCGAGCAAGATGCTTTCATTAATAACCCGACCAACGATTTGGTCTCCGATGGGATTAACGCCGTCGCTAATCGTCTG AGCAAATGGGTTGTTGCTGGTTTATTTGGATCTGTTCTGCTTCTACGACACGATGGTGCAGCCTTGTGGGCTGTCATTGGATCCGTTTCCAATTCAGCTCTCTCGGCAGCTCTCAAACGCATACTTAACCAAGAGAGACCGGTTGCCACATTGCGTTCTGATCCTGGGATGCCATCTTCTCATGCTCAGTCCATTTCTTTCATCTCTGTCTTTACCATCTTCTCTG TTGTGGAGTGGCTTGGAACCAACGAACTCTCTCTGTTCCTCAGCGGACTCATCCTCGCATTGGCTTCTTACTTT ACATGGTTAAGGGTGTCTCAGAAGCTTCACACGACCAGTCAAGTGGTGGTGGGTGCCATCTTTGGTTCTGTTTACTCCACCTTATGGTACATAACTTGGAATTCACTTGTTCTCGAAGCTTTTGCCTCATCATTCTCTGTACAAGTAGCCGTCTTTGCTATTTCTGCTGCATCTGCTCTAGGATTTGCAGTTTATGTGCTACTTAACTGGTTCAAAGATGACAAATGA
- the LOC106358481 gene encoding mannan endo-1,4-beta-mannosidase 7 encodes MKPLCLVTILSILIQQSYLKLGTDAFSRGGFVRTKGVQFSLNGYPYYANGFNAYWLMYVASDPSQRPKISSAFQEASRHGLTVTRTWAFSDGGYRPLQYSPGSYNEDMFQGLDFAIAEARRHGIKIILSFANNYVSFGGKKQYVDWARSRGRPVSSEDDFFTDSLVKDFYKNHIKAVLNRFNTFTKVHYRDDPTIMAWELMNEPRCPSDPTGRTIQAWITEMAAHVKSLDRNHLLEAGLEGFYGQSSPQSKTLNPPGQFGTDFIANNRIPGIDFVTVHSYPDEWFVDSSDQSQMEFLNKWLDAHIQDAQNVLHKPIILAEFGKSTKKGGSAQRDLVFNTVYGKIYESAKRGGAAAGGLFWQLLGNGMDNFQDGYGIILSQSSSTVNVIAQQSRKLTLIRRIFARMINVEKWKRARGYGPVRKGGLN; translated from the exons ATGAAGCCTCTGTGTCTGGTTACAATCCTATCGATCCTGATCCAACAAAGCTATTTGAAGCTCGGAACAGATGCGTTTTCGAGAGGTGGGTTCGTGAGAACCAAAGGTGTTCAGTTTAGCCTCAATGGCTATCCTTATTACGCTAATGGCTTCAATGCCTATTGGCTCATGTACGTTGCCTCCGATCCTTCCCAACGGCCTAAGATATCCTCCGCGTTCCAAGAAGCGTCTCGCCATGGACTGACCGTCACTCGAACCTGGGCCTTCAGCGACGGCGGTTACAGGCCTCTCCAGTATTCCCCTGGCTCTTACAATGAAGATATGTTTCAG GGTTTGGATTTTGCGATAGCTGAAGCAAGAAGGCATGGTATAAAGATCATACTCAGCTTCGCCAACAACTACGTGAGCTTTGGAGGGAAGAAGCAATATGTGGACTGGGCTAGAAGTCGTGGCCGTCCTGTTTCTTCTGAAGACGATTTCTTCACAGACTCTCTTGTTAAAGATTTCTACAAGAACCATATCAAG GCTGTGCTGAACAGATTCAATACTTTTACCAAAGTTCATTACAGAGATGACCCGACTATTATGGCTTGGGAGCTCATGAACGAGCCTCGTTGCCCCTCAGATCCAACCGGAAGAACCATTCAG GCTTGGATTACTGAAATGGCTGCTCATGTGAAGTCACTAGACAGAAACCATCTGCTTGAAGCTGGACTTGAAGGTTTCTACGGTCAGTCCTCACCGCAAAGCAAGACTCTGAACCCACCAGGCCAGTTTGGAACCGATTTCATCGCCAATAACCGCATCCCGGGGATTGATTTCGTCACGGTTCACTCTTACCCAGACGAATg GTTTGTAGACTCGAGCGATCAATCTCAAATGGAGTTTTTAAACAAATGGCTGGACGCACACATCCAAGACGCTCAGAACGTTCTTCACAAACCCATAATCCTAGCAGAGTTCGGTAAATCAACGAAGAAAGGAGGCTCCGCGCAGAGAGACCTTGTCTTCAACACAGTGTATGGCAAGATTTACGAGTCTGCGAAACGAGGAGGAGCAGCAGCTGGAGGATTGTTCTGGCAACTTTTGGGCAACGGAATGGATAATTTTCAAGATGGGTATGGGATCATACTTAGCCAAAGCTCCTCGACTGTTAACGTCATTGCTCAGCAATCGCGCAAGTTAACTTTGATTCGGAGAATCTTCGCTAGGATGATCAATGTGGAGAAATGGAAGAGAGCCAGAGGCTATGGACCAGTAAGAAAAGGAGGTCTAAACTGA
- the LOC106358482 gene encoding pentatricopeptide repeat-containing protein At5g66500, mitochondrial — MFACLSRLGDASGKSTNLLWRAAVARNFSGHADHVFDEMLQRDLSSLNSQLSSYLRGGNPDGTLGLFVNMHRASPVLTSHTFTPVLGACALSSYPKTGRQVHALMIKQGAETGTISKTALIDMYSKLGNLADSVAVFDSVEDKDVVSWNALLSGFLRNGKGKEALGVFAAMCRDKVAISEFTLCSVVKTCASLKILQQGKQVHAVVVVTGRDLVVLGTSIISFYSSVGLMSEAMKVYFGLNVRTDEAMLNSLVSGCIRNRNYEDALLLMSRRRPNVRVLVSSLASCSDNSDLWIGKQIHCVALRNGFLSDSKLCNGLMDMYGKCGQIAQARAVFRAITSKTVVSWTSMIDAYGVNGDGVKALETFREMCEEGSGVLPNSVTFLVVLSACAHAGLVEEGKECFGMMKDKYGLLPGTEHYVCFIDILSKAGDTEEIWRLVERMNDNGNNLPYAIWVALLSACSLNMDVTRGEYAARRVMEEKGHDEKASVYVLVSNFYAAIGKWDMVEEMREKLKKKGLVKAAGHSSFM, encoded by the coding sequence ATGTTCGCATGTTTATCTCGTTTGGGTGATGCTTCCGGTAAATCGACGAATTTACTATGGAGAGCCGCGGTGGCGCGCAATTTTTCAGGCCACGCCGATCACGTGTTCGACGAAATGCTGCAACGAGACCTCTCATCGCTGAACTCTCAGCTCTCGTCTTACCTCCGCGGAGGAAACCCAGATGGCACCTTGGGTCTCTTCGTTAACATGCATCGAGCCAGCCCTGTTCTCACCTCGCACACCTTCACTCCCGTTCTCGGCGCATGTGCCCTCTCGTCCTATCCCAAAACAGGACGCCAAGTTCACGCCTTGATGATCAAACAAGGCGCCGAGACAGGAACCATATCCAAAACTGCGCTTATCGACATGTACTCAAAGCTCGGAAACTTGGCTGACTCCGTTGCTGTGTTCGACAGCGTTGAGGATAAAGATGTAGTTTCGTGGAACGCTCTGCTTTCGGGTTTCCTTAGAAACGGTAAGGGTAAAGAAGCTCTCGGCGTTTTCGCAGCTATGTGTAGAGACAAAGTAGCAATCAGCGAGTTCACTTTGTGTTCCGTTGTTAAAACATGCGCCTCTCTCAAGATTCTGCAGCAAGGGAAGCAAGTTCACGCCGTGGTGGTGGTGACTGGACGCGATCTCGTTGTCTTAGGAACTTCGATTATAAGCTTCTACTCTAGCGTAGGGCTGATGAGTGAAGCCATGAAGGTTTATTTCGGTTTGAATGTTCGTACCGACGAGGCGATGTTGAACTCTTTGGTATCAGGCTGCATACGAAACCGAAACTACGAGGACGCGTTACTGCTTATGAGTAGGCGGAGACCCAATGTTAGAGTGCTCGTTAGCTCTCTCGCTAGCTGCTCTGACAACTCTGATCTGTGGATTGGTAAACAGATACACTGCGTCGCCTTGCGTAACGGCTTCCTTTCGGATTCGAAGCTGTGCAACGGCTTGATGGATATGTACGGCAAATGTGGTCAGATCGCGCAAGCGCGTGCTGTATTCAGAGCCATTACGTCGAAAACTGTTGTTTCTTGGACGAGTATGATAGATGCGTATGGGGTAAATGGGGATGGCGTCAAAGCGCTCGAAACCTTCAGGGAAATGTGCGAAGAAGGAAGTGGAGTTTTGCCCAATTCAGTGACGTTCCTCGTTGTTTTATCGGCCTGTGCGCACGCGGGGTTAGTTGAGGAAGGTAAGGAATGTTTTGGTATGATGAAGGACAAGTATGGGCTGTTACCGGGAACAGAGCATTACGTATGCTTCATCGATATCTTAAGCAAGGCTGGTGATACAGAGGAGATATGGAGATTAGTCGAGAGAATGAACGATAACGGAAACAACCTTCCTTATGCTATATGGGTCGCGCTACTTAGTGCTTGTAGTCTTAATATGGATGTAACGCGAGGCGAATATGCAGCAAGGAGGGTTATGGAGGAGAAGGGTCATGATGAGAAGGCAAGTGTCTATGTTTTGGTTTCGAATTTCTACGCAGCGATTGGGAAGTGGGATATGGTTGAAGAGATGAGGGAGAAGTTGAAGAAGAAAGGTTTGGTTAAAGCAGCTGGACACAGTTCATTCATGTGA
- the LOC106358484 gene encoding uncharacterized protein LOC106358484 — MIRALSTRKDRGGYKKLGGEKEEEGEAAGVRLLEGKVQSVPAEVKKPVEKTGGSVHPLLSFFDIGSQRKKKKTKKKSTTTAKPEFSRYLEYVKEGGVWDATSNGPVIYYK, encoded by the coding sequence ATGATCAGAGCCTTGAGCACGAGGAAGGACCGAGGAGGCTACAAGAAGCTCGGTggtgagaaagaagaagaaggagaagcagCAGGGGTTAGGCTTTTAGAAGGGAAAGTGCAGAGCGTTCCAGCGGAGGTGAAGAAACCGGTGGAGAAAACTGGAGGTTCAGTTCACCCGCTTTTGAGTTTCTTCGATATTGGatcacagaggaagaagaagaagacaaagaagaagagcaCAACGACAGCGAAACCAGAGTTCTCTAGGTACTTGGAATATGTGAAAGAAGGAGGAGTTTGGGATGCTACTTCAAATGGACCTGTCATTTATTACAAATAG